The Gossypium hirsutum isolate 1008001.06 chromosome D07, Gossypium_hirsutum_v2.1, whole genome shotgun sequence genome includes the window ttccacggcacatttgttatccctataagaaaaatttgatggtttctggattacaattttcggtgttacctgagccctaacctcattatccttagggcgtgagataatgaccacaggatgatttggagcctttgttcccaactctgtcgcgcatatgctcctcatttctttcgcatcttcgtaaaacctcatctccttgttatccatcNNNNNNNNNNNNNNNNNNNNNNNNNNNNNNNNNNNNNNNNNNNNNNNNNNNNNNNNNNNNNNNNNNNNNNNNNNNNNNNNNNNNNNNNNNNNNNNNNNNNNNNNNNNNNNNNNNNNNNNNNNNNNNNNNNNNNNNNNNNNNNNNNNNNNNNNNNNNNNNNNNNNNNNNNNNNNNNNNNNNNNNNNNNNNNNNNNNNNNNNNNNNNNNNNNNNNNNNNNNNNNNNNNNNNNNNNNNNNNNNNNNNNNNNNNNNNNNNNNNNNNNNNNNNNNNNNNNNNNNNNNNNNNNNNNNNNNNNNNNNNNNNNNNNNNNNNNNNNNNNNNNNNNNNNNNNNNNNNNNNNNNNNNNNNNNNNNNNNNNNNNNNNNNNNNNNNNNNNNNNNNNNNNNNNNNNNNNNNNNNNNNNNNNNNNNNNNNNNNNNNNNNNNNNNNNNNNNNNNNNNNNNNNNNNNNNNNNNNNNNNNNNNNNNNNNNNNNNNNNNNNNNNNNNNNNNNNNNNNNNatttttttgttgaaattttatattaagtaaaaaattaaaatgattatcaaaaacgcatttaaaaatatcaaatgttGAAAGTTTCATTTGCAATGAAATGAAACTTTTAAATGGTTTATCAAACACACCCTAAGTTTTAGCTTTAGGTACTGCTGCTTTAACTATTACGCCATCAGTCtaccattttatttataatacTGCCATGAACACTACAACCAAGCCCCATATCTATAAAATCATCACTAGATGTGTAAAAAAAGGCATCTTATAAGTTCTTTACCTCATTACCACCACTTATTAGGTTACAATGAATTGGATCAGAGCATCATTAAACTTTAATTCAATTAGATCAGAAAGTGAAATAAAAGAGAATTTAGAATGAAGCATTTATATAATAGCATAATCGCTTCCATACAGATATGCCAACAGCTATATAGAGAAGCAAAATCACTTTGCACCCTTGCAGTTCATACCACATGACCGGAATACTGTTACAGAAAACTCTCTAAAAGGCCATGTTTAGTATTAATCAGATATGGTCTTCCATGGAGTTTATAGTAATCATGATTACTAACACTATGCAATAGTTTAACTAGTTAAGAGTGGCATCTTACTTGCTCCTTTAGTGATGACCTCAAACCTCTAGTTGACTGAGAGATATAAGCATGGTATGATCTACTTCTTCCCGAGCCATCAGCAGCAGCAAACATCACCACAAAATGTGAAGTACACACTAGAAAGTTTCCAAAAAATAATTACCACGATATAGTTTTATGCTTTTAAACAAATTAAGTGAGCATTACATTCCAACATAAACTTAAAGCAGAATTCAGTCATGAAAAGAAGAAAGACAATGTGAAATCAAGGATGAAACAAAGTAGAACTTCTTGGCTGATGGAGAGCATGTATGTGTTCTTCAGAAAAGGACTCAGCAACACATAGCAAATACAATCCCTGAGTAAGCATATGCATGAGATGCACATGGTATTTACCAACAATGAGACACAAGCAGAATAGAATTGAACAAGAAAATGCAAGCATTACAAGACATGTAGTTGCAGGCATGTGTGTGCACTAAATAAATACCTAGATGTTCTCAGGACAAGAGAAAACATCATCCTCAAGACTTAATTCAATCGACAGTGGAAGAAGATTGGAACACGGTTTCAAAGGTGGAAATAGATAAGGAGAAAAGTCATAAGCATGACAAATATTTACCATAAAATATGCAACAAGCATTCTCCCGAAACATATAGTAGAGACTTCGAAATGATTCCTCCCATGCCCCAAGTCGTTTTCTTAAGAAATCCATTTCAACTGGAGAACAAGTGACAACATCAGTTAAATAAAAACAGATAGATGGAGAAGGAACACTCGAGGCATGTGTTTGTTTGTCG containing:
- the LOC121219566 gene encoding protein downstream neighbor of son homolog; translation: MSVAADGVEMDFLRKRLGAWEESFRSLYYMFRENACCIFYVCTSHFVVMFAAADGSGRSRSYHAYISQSTRGLRSSLKEQVRCHS